From Cannabis sativa cultivar Pink pepper isolate KNU-18-1 chromosome 8, ASM2916894v1, whole genome shotgun sequence, a single genomic window includes:
- the LOC115699109 gene encoding cytochrome b561, DM13 and DOMON domain-containing protein At5g54830 isoform X2, with protein sequence MSSLIERFRVRSDRKPIYNLDDSDEDFYVVPGKSGTVGEKFEKIEDSCQACGENGSLLCCETCNYAYHSKCLISPLKTSTSGNWRCPECVSPLSDIDKILDCETRPTVADDSDASTLGSKQIFMKQYLVKWKGLSYLHCTWVPEKEFLKAFKTHPCLRTKVTHFHRRMTSNRNFGDDFVEKRPEWTTADRVTACRGFIGMPRQLALFGFLVEFILLILCGVVSGLSCPNTSSIVGFESEFNMVQHQLRGSLKIMDDCSFRVSNFDMISGTEVYWWGANGSDFENLTSGFVVSDQKLNDTYKNSSFVVHLGKNVTWDGIQVLAVWDRPTASNFGHVLLKNVSSNESQSSGSSSGTGLGRGHVEPTMFENCKVLSDNYRVRWTLNADDNLIDIGLEAATGMLNYMAFGWANPKSSSNLMLEADVAVTGFMEDGLPFVDDFYITEYSDCLVDSDGSAHGVCPDSIYEGLDSTASVNNTKLVYGHRKDGVSFIRYQRPLKSDDKKYDLPVNHTENMAVIWAMGKIKPPDSIRQYYLPQNHGGPRDATFGHLILNISEQVNDCVGPLDAEDKEDQDVVTADGNAALVVTSGPALHYPNPPHPSKVFYINKKEAPVLRVERGVPVKFSIQAGHDVALYITSDPLGGNATLRNTTETVYAGGAEAEGVQASPTELVWLPDRNTPNQVYYQSLFQQKMGWRVQVVDGGLPDMYNNSVFLDDQQVTFFWTLSKDSISIAARAEKKSGYLAIGFGSGMVNSYAYVAWIDSAGSGRVNTYWIDGTDASSVHPTEENLTYVRCKSENGIITLEFTRPLRPSCSHSKDPVCKNIIDPSTPLKVIWAMGAGWTNGSLTERNMHSVMSSRPVRVLLMRGSAEAEQDLRPVLAVHGFMMFLAWGILLPGGAVAARYLKHVKGDGWYKIHVYLQYSGLSIVMLALLFAVAELRAFHVGSLHVKFGIIAIFLGCLQPVNASFRPKKPLNGEEVSPKRRLWEYLHMNMGRSAIVAGIAALFTGMKHLGDRYDENVHGLNLALIAWFLFGALMVVYLEYGERQKRKERVSGRGSWVLGNPEEDDSLDLLSPSGRHAEKESQMSGRMEVQLAPLNK encoded by the exons ATGAGTAGTTTGATTGAGAGGTTTCGTGTTAGATCAGATAGAAAACCTATTTATAATCTTGATGATTCAGATGAAGATTTTTATGTTGTGCCTGGGAAGAGTGGGACTGTTGGGGAGAAGTTTGAAAAG ATAGAGGACTCATGCCAAGCTTGTGGAGAGAATGGGTCTCTGCTATGCTGTGAAACATGTAATTATGCATATCATTCAAAGTGCTTGATTTCGCCACTTAAAACTTCTACTAGTGGAAACTGGAGATGTCCTGAATGT GTTAGCCCTCTTAGTGATATTGATAAGATATTGGATTGTGAAACGCGCCCTACTGTTGCTGATGATAGTGATGCTTCGACACTTGGATCAAAGCAAATTTTTATGAAGCAATATCTTGTTAAGTGGAAGGGATTATCTTATTTACATTGCacatg GGTGCCAGAGAAAGAGTTCCTCAAAGCGTTTAAGACACATCCATGTCTAAGAACTAAAGTAACTCATTTCCATCGTCGAATGACATCAAATAGAAACTTTGGGGATGACTTTGTTGAGAAAAGACCTGAGTGGACGACTGCTGATCGGGTTACCGCTTGCAG GGGTTTTATCGGCATGCCTCGCCAGCTTGCTCTGTTTGGGTTTTTAGTCGAATTTATCCTTCTCATTCTCTGTGGTGTGGTTTCGGGACTGTCCTGCCCCAACACCAGTTCCATCGTTGGGTTTGAATCTGAATTTAATATGGTTCAACACCAACTTAGAGGTTCTCTTAAAATAATGGATGATTGTTCGTTTAGGGTTTCTAATTTCGATATGATCTCGGGGACGGAGGTCTACTGGTGGGGTGCAAATGGATCCGATTTCGAAAACCTGACCTCTGGGTTTGTTGTCTCTGATCAGAAGTTGAATGATACGTATAAGAATTCCTCGTTTGTTGTGCATTTGGGGAAGAACGTGACTTGGGATGGGATCCAAGTTCTTGCTGTATGGGATCGTCCAACAGCATCGAATTTTGGGCATGTTTTGCTGAAAAACGTCAGCAGTAATGAGTCACAGTCAAGTGGCAGCAGTTCAGGGACTGGGTTGGGTCGGGGTCATGTGGAACCCACTATGTTTGAGAACTGTAAAGTTTTGTCTGACAACTATAGGGTTAGGTGGACATTGAATGCTGATGATAATTTGATTGATATTGGGTTGGAGGCGGCAACTGGGATGCTGAATTATATGGCGTTCGGGTGGGCAAACCCAAAGTCGTCTTCTAATCTCATGCTTGAGGCAGATGTGGCAGTGACTGGTTTCATGGAGGATGGGTTGCCATTTGTGGATGACTTTTACATCACTGAGTATAGTGATTGTTTAGTAGACAGTGATGGCTCTGCTCATGGGGTTTGTCCCGATTCAATTTATGAAGGGTTGGACTCTACTGCTTCAGTGAATAATACAAAGTTGGTTTATGGGCATAGGAAGGATGGAGTTTCGTTCATACGGTACCAGAGACCTTTGAAGTCAGATGATAAAAAGTATGATTTACCAGTGAACCATACAGAAAATATGGCAGTCATTTGGGCAATGGGTAAGATAAAACCACCTGATTCCATCCGACAGTACTATCTTCCTCAAAATCACGGGGGACCTCGCGATGCTACGTTTGGGCATTTGATTCTGAATATCTCAGAACAGGTTAATGATTGTGTGGGCCCTTTGGATGCAGAGGACAAGGAAGATCAAGATGTCGTAACTGCTGATGGAAATGCTGCTCTTGTAGTCACTTCTGGCCCAGCATTACATTACCCGAATCCTCCACACCCTTCAAAGGTTTTCTACATTAACAAGAAAGAGGCTCCAGTACTAAGGGTAGAAAGAGGGGTACCTGTGAAATTTTCAATACAAGCTGGGCACGATGTGGCACTTTACATTACTTCGGATCCACTTGGTGGGAATGCAACATTGCGAAATACTACTGAGACTGTTTATGCTGGAGGAGCAGAAGCTGAAGGAGTTCAAGCCAGTCCAACGGAATTAGTCTGGTTGCCAGACAGGAATACACCTAACCAAGTTTACTATCAATCCTTATTTCAGCAGAAAATGGGATGGAGAGTTCAGGTAGTTGATGGCGGTCTTCCAGATATGTATAATAATAGTGTTTTCTTGGATGATCAGCAAGTTACTTTCTTTTGGACTTTATCCAAAGATTCGATATCCATTGCTGCTCGTGCTGAGAAAAAGAGTGGTTATCTGGCCATAGGATTTGGTAGCGGAATGGTGAACAGCTATGCTTATGTGGCTTGGATTGATAGTGCTGGTAGTGGGAGAGTGAACACTTATTGGATTGATGGAACTGATGCCTCTAGTGTACATCCAACAGAAGAAAATTTGACTTATGTAAGGTGCAAGTCAGAAAATGGAATTATTACTTTGGAGTTCACACGACCTTTGAGACCATCATGTAGTCATAGTAAGGATCCAGTTTGTAAAAACATCATTGATCCGTCTACCCCTCTCAAAGTTATTTGGGCTATGGGTGCTGGTTGGACTAATGGATCTTTGACAGAGAGGAATATGCACTCTGTTATGAGCAGTAGACCTGTAAGAGTGTTGCTCATGCGTGGTTCTGCAGAAGCCGAACAGGACTTGCGACCAGTGTTAGCTGTACATGGATTCATGATGTTTCTTGCTTGGGGTATTTTGCTTCCTGGCGGAGCAGTTGCAGCTAGGTACTTGAAACATGTGAAGGGTGATGGTTGGTACAAGATTCATGTTTACTTGCAGTACTCGGGTTTGTCAATTGTCATGCTTGCCCTTCTATTTGCTGTGGCTGAACTTCGAGCTTTCCATGTTGGTTCATTACATGTAAAGTTTGGAATTATTGCAATTTTTCTGGGTTGTTTGCAACCAGTGAATGCGTCCTTCAGGCCTAAAAAACCACTTAATGGTGAAGAGGTATCTCCAAAAAGGCGTCTCTGGGAGTACTTGCACATGAACATGGGGAGATCTGCTATTGTTGCAGGTATCGCAGCACTTTTCACTGGCATGAAGCATTTAGGGGATCGATATGATGAAAATGTACATGGTCTGAATTTAGCTCTAATAGCTTGGTTCTTGTTTGGAGCATTGATGGTCGTGTATTTAGAGTACGGTGAAAGACAAAAGAGGAAAGAGAGAGTTTCTGGAAGAGGCAGTTGGGTGCTCGGTAATCCTGAAGAAGATGATTCTCTTGATCTGTTAAGCCCAAGCGGGAGACATGCAGAAAAAGAGTCACAAATGTCAGGGAGAATGGAAGTTCAGCTAGCACCTTTGAACAAATAG
- the LOC115699109 gene encoding cytochrome b561, DM13 and DOMON domain-containing protein At5g54830 isoform X1, whose protein sequence is MSSLIERFRVRSDRKPIYNLDDSDEDFYVVPGKSGTVGEKFEKVARSDQIEDSCQACGENGSLLCCETCNYAYHSKCLISPLKTSTSGNWRCPECVSPLSDIDKILDCETRPTVADDSDASTLGSKQIFMKQYLVKWKGLSYLHCTWVPEKEFLKAFKTHPCLRTKVTHFHRRMTSNRNFGDDFVEKRPEWTTADRVTACRGFIGMPRQLALFGFLVEFILLILCGVVSGLSCPNTSSIVGFESEFNMVQHQLRGSLKIMDDCSFRVSNFDMISGTEVYWWGANGSDFENLTSGFVVSDQKLNDTYKNSSFVVHLGKNVTWDGIQVLAVWDRPTASNFGHVLLKNVSSNESQSSGSSSGTGLGRGHVEPTMFENCKVLSDNYRVRWTLNADDNLIDIGLEAATGMLNYMAFGWANPKSSSNLMLEADVAVTGFMEDGLPFVDDFYITEYSDCLVDSDGSAHGVCPDSIYEGLDSTASVNNTKLVYGHRKDGVSFIRYQRPLKSDDKKYDLPVNHTENMAVIWAMGKIKPPDSIRQYYLPQNHGGPRDATFGHLILNISEQVNDCVGPLDAEDKEDQDVVTADGNAALVVTSGPALHYPNPPHPSKVFYINKKEAPVLRVERGVPVKFSIQAGHDVALYITSDPLGGNATLRNTTETVYAGGAEAEGVQASPTELVWLPDRNTPNQVYYQSLFQQKMGWRVQVVDGGLPDMYNNSVFLDDQQVTFFWTLSKDSISIAARAEKKSGYLAIGFGSGMVNSYAYVAWIDSAGSGRVNTYWIDGTDASSVHPTEENLTYVRCKSENGIITLEFTRPLRPSCSHSKDPVCKNIIDPSTPLKVIWAMGAGWTNGSLTERNMHSVMSSRPVRVLLMRGSAEAEQDLRPVLAVHGFMMFLAWGILLPGGAVAARYLKHVKGDGWYKIHVYLQYSGLSIVMLALLFAVAELRAFHVGSLHVKFGIIAIFLGCLQPVNASFRPKKPLNGEEVSPKRRLWEYLHMNMGRSAIVAGIAALFTGMKHLGDRYDENVHGLNLALIAWFLFGALMVVYLEYGERQKRKERVSGRGSWVLGNPEEDDSLDLLSPSGRHAEKESQMSGRMEVQLAPLNK, encoded by the exons ATGAGTAGTTTGATTGAGAGGTTTCGTGTTAGATCAGATAGAAAACCTATTTATAATCTTGATGATTCAGATGAAGATTTTTATGTTGTGCCTGGGAAGAGTGGGACTGTTGGGGAGAAGTTTGAAAAGGTAGCTAGGAGTGATCAG ATAGAGGACTCATGCCAAGCTTGTGGAGAGAATGGGTCTCTGCTATGCTGTGAAACATGTAATTATGCATATCATTCAAAGTGCTTGATTTCGCCACTTAAAACTTCTACTAGTGGAAACTGGAGATGTCCTGAATGT GTTAGCCCTCTTAGTGATATTGATAAGATATTGGATTGTGAAACGCGCCCTACTGTTGCTGATGATAGTGATGCTTCGACACTTGGATCAAAGCAAATTTTTATGAAGCAATATCTTGTTAAGTGGAAGGGATTATCTTATTTACATTGCacatg GGTGCCAGAGAAAGAGTTCCTCAAAGCGTTTAAGACACATCCATGTCTAAGAACTAAAGTAACTCATTTCCATCGTCGAATGACATCAAATAGAAACTTTGGGGATGACTTTGTTGAGAAAAGACCTGAGTGGACGACTGCTGATCGGGTTACCGCTTGCAG GGGTTTTATCGGCATGCCTCGCCAGCTTGCTCTGTTTGGGTTTTTAGTCGAATTTATCCTTCTCATTCTCTGTGGTGTGGTTTCGGGACTGTCCTGCCCCAACACCAGTTCCATCGTTGGGTTTGAATCTGAATTTAATATGGTTCAACACCAACTTAGAGGTTCTCTTAAAATAATGGATGATTGTTCGTTTAGGGTTTCTAATTTCGATATGATCTCGGGGACGGAGGTCTACTGGTGGGGTGCAAATGGATCCGATTTCGAAAACCTGACCTCTGGGTTTGTTGTCTCTGATCAGAAGTTGAATGATACGTATAAGAATTCCTCGTTTGTTGTGCATTTGGGGAAGAACGTGACTTGGGATGGGATCCAAGTTCTTGCTGTATGGGATCGTCCAACAGCATCGAATTTTGGGCATGTTTTGCTGAAAAACGTCAGCAGTAATGAGTCACAGTCAAGTGGCAGCAGTTCAGGGACTGGGTTGGGTCGGGGTCATGTGGAACCCACTATGTTTGAGAACTGTAAAGTTTTGTCTGACAACTATAGGGTTAGGTGGACATTGAATGCTGATGATAATTTGATTGATATTGGGTTGGAGGCGGCAACTGGGATGCTGAATTATATGGCGTTCGGGTGGGCAAACCCAAAGTCGTCTTCTAATCTCATGCTTGAGGCAGATGTGGCAGTGACTGGTTTCATGGAGGATGGGTTGCCATTTGTGGATGACTTTTACATCACTGAGTATAGTGATTGTTTAGTAGACAGTGATGGCTCTGCTCATGGGGTTTGTCCCGATTCAATTTATGAAGGGTTGGACTCTACTGCTTCAGTGAATAATACAAAGTTGGTTTATGGGCATAGGAAGGATGGAGTTTCGTTCATACGGTACCAGAGACCTTTGAAGTCAGATGATAAAAAGTATGATTTACCAGTGAACCATACAGAAAATATGGCAGTCATTTGGGCAATGGGTAAGATAAAACCACCTGATTCCATCCGACAGTACTATCTTCCTCAAAATCACGGGGGACCTCGCGATGCTACGTTTGGGCATTTGATTCTGAATATCTCAGAACAGGTTAATGATTGTGTGGGCCCTTTGGATGCAGAGGACAAGGAAGATCAAGATGTCGTAACTGCTGATGGAAATGCTGCTCTTGTAGTCACTTCTGGCCCAGCATTACATTACCCGAATCCTCCACACCCTTCAAAGGTTTTCTACATTAACAAGAAAGAGGCTCCAGTACTAAGGGTAGAAAGAGGGGTACCTGTGAAATTTTCAATACAAGCTGGGCACGATGTGGCACTTTACATTACTTCGGATCCACTTGGTGGGAATGCAACATTGCGAAATACTACTGAGACTGTTTATGCTGGAGGAGCAGAAGCTGAAGGAGTTCAAGCCAGTCCAACGGAATTAGTCTGGTTGCCAGACAGGAATACACCTAACCAAGTTTACTATCAATCCTTATTTCAGCAGAAAATGGGATGGAGAGTTCAGGTAGTTGATGGCGGTCTTCCAGATATGTATAATAATAGTGTTTTCTTGGATGATCAGCAAGTTACTTTCTTTTGGACTTTATCCAAAGATTCGATATCCATTGCTGCTCGTGCTGAGAAAAAGAGTGGTTATCTGGCCATAGGATTTGGTAGCGGAATGGTGAACAGCTATGCTTATGTGGCTTGGATTGATAGTGCTGGTAGTGGGAGAGTGAACACTTATTGGATTGATGGAACTGATGCCTCTAGTGTACATCCAACAGAAGAAAATTTGACTTATGTAAGGTGCAAGTCAGAAAATGGAATTATTACTTTGGAGTTCACACGACCTTTGAGACCATCATGTAGTCATAGTAAGGATCCAGTTTGTAAAAACATCATTGATCCGTCTACCCCTCTCAAAGTTATTTGGGCTATGGGTGCTGGTTGGACTAATGGATCTTTGACAGAGAGGAATATGCACTCTGTTATGAGCAGTAGACCTGTAAGAGTGTTGCTCATGCGTGGTTCTGCAGAAGCCGAACAGGACTTGCGACCAGTGTTAGCTGTACATGGATTCATGATGTTTCTTGCTTGGGGTATTTTGCTTCCTGGCGGAGCAGTTGCAGCTAGGTACTTGAAACATGTGAAGGGTGATGGTTGGTACAAGATTCATGTTTACTTGCAGTACTCGGGTTTGTCAATTGTCATGCTTGCCCTTCTATTTGCTGTGGCTGAACTTCGAGCTTTCCATGTTGGTTCATTACATGTAAAGTTTGGAATTATTGCAATTTTTCTGGGTTGTTTGCAACCAGTGAATGCGTCCTTCAGGCCTAAAAAACCACTTAATGGTGAAGAGGTATCTCCAAAAAGGCGTCTCTGGGAGTACTTGCACATGAACATGGGGAGATCTGCTATTGTTGCAGGTATCGCAGCACTTTTCACTGGCATGAAGCATTTAGGGGATCGATATGATGAAAATGTACATGGTCTGAATTTAGCTCTAATAGCTTGGTTCTTGTTTGGAGCATTGATGGTCGTGTATTTAGAGTACGGTGAAAGACAAAAGAGGAAAGAGAGAGTTTCTGGAAGAGGCAGTTGGGTGCTCGGTAATCCTGAAGAAGATGATTCTCTTGATCTGTTAAGCCCAAGCGGGAGACATGCAGAAAAAGAGTCACAAATGTCAGGGAGAATGGAAGTTCAGCTAGCACCTTTGAACAAATAG